The DNA region TGGACCTGTCGCCGGAGGCGAAGGCGCTGTACGCGCCGAACGCTCCGACGGCGGCCTTTCTGAAGGCGCTGATCGACGCCGAACTGTATGTGGACGCCATCCGGCTGCTGGGCATGGCCCTGCCGCGGCGCGAGGCCGTGTGGTGGGGCTGCCTGTCCGCCCGCGGCGCGCTGCCGGACGAGCCGGCGCCGGCCGACGTCGCGGCGCTGGAGGCGGCGGAGGCCTGGGTCTACCGCCCGACGGAGGAGAACCGCCGCGCCTGCTTCGCGCCGGCCGAGGCGATGAATTTCGATACCCCCTGCGCCTATGCCGCCATGGCCGCCTTCTGGTCGGGCGGCAGCCTCGCCCCGCCCGATGCGGCGGTGGTGGTGCCGCCGGGCGACGGGCTGACCGGAACGGCCGCCGCCGCCGCGGTGCTGATCGCCGCCGCGGCGGTGCCGAAGGAGATCGCGGCCCGCCAACGCGCCTCGCTGGTCCAGGCATTGGACATCGCCAACGGCGGCAGCGGCAAGGTGGGGGCGGCGTGATCCGATGAAGCTGCGCCTGACCCTGATCCAATGCCCGCCCGCCCAGGGCGGCGACATCGCCCGCGATCTCGGCACCGGACGGTTGGTGATCGGCCGCGGTCCCGACTGCGACTGGGTGCTGAACGACCCGGAGCGGATGCTGTCCAAGACCCATTGCATGGTGGAGTTCAAGGGCGGCGTCTACATCGTCATCGACAGTTCCACCAACGGCGTCTTCCTGAACGACGCGCCGACCCCCATCGGCCGCGGCAACTCCGCCGTGGTGGGGGAGGGCGACCGGCTGCGGATGGGCGGCTTCGTCATGCGCGCCGGCTTCGCCGCGGAGGAGGCGCCGCCCGCCAACGACCCCTTCCTGGCGGTCCTGCGCGGTTCCGGCGAAACGGCGCAGTCGTCGGCGGCCTCGCCCGAGGAGGATCCCTTCGCCCTGCCGGCCTTCGGCCGTGGGCCGGTGTCGGTGATGCCGATCCCCGACGACGACGACCTGTTCGGCGACCTGCCGAAGCCGGACGACCGTTGGGGCGGCAAGCCGGGTGGCAATTCGGGCGGTGGCTGGCAGCCAACCGCAGCCGGAAACACGCCGGGCGGCGATCCCGATTGGCCGGGTTCCGCCCAGACCGACTTCTCGCCGGACAGCCTCGGCACCATCCGGGTATCGACCGAACAGGCGGGCTTCGGCCATGGCAATGGCGGAACGTCGATCCCCGACGATTGGCTCGACGATCCGGTCGAACTGACGCCGGCCGCCCAGCCGTCCGGCCCGCCGCCCGTCCAGCCCTTCGCGGCGCAGCCGGCCGCCCCGTCCGCAATTCCGGCCGCCACCCCGCCTGCCGATTGGGCCGCCGACTGGAACGAGGAGCCGCTGGTCCCGCCGGCCTTCGGTGCGCGTCCGTCGACCTCCACCCCTCTGGCCGACGAGGCCTCCGACGCGCTCAGCCTTGCGCTGGTCGATGCCGTGCTGTCGCTGGTGCGGCGGCAGGCGGCGCTTGAGGCGCTGCTCGGCCTCGACCCGGACGAGACGATGGCGCAGGGGGACTCGATCCTGCGCCGCGCCGTGGATGCCGACGACGCGCTGGCCCGCCTGCGCGCCCTGCCGCCCGCCGAGGCGGAGGCGCTGCTGCAGGCGGCGGTGTCCGACGGTGCGGCCCATCAGTCGGCCCTGCTGGCGGCGGTGCGCGAGCTTACCGGAGAGACCGCCGACGGCGGCACCCGGCTGGCCGCGCTGTACCGCCGGCTCCTGCCGATCCACCGCCACGCGCTGGGCGGCTGACCGGAGGAGGGTACCCATGGCAACGACCATCAGCCTGCAAGAGGGAAAGCGCCCATGAGTTGGGACGACAAGGTCATCTGGTCCGAAGGCATGTTCCTGCGGGCGCAGCATTTCCAACAGCAGGACCGCTATGTCGAGCGGCTGGTGCGCGGCCGCGTCGCCGGCATCCGTCCCTTCGCCTGGGGCATCAGCGAACTCACCATCAACCGCGAGCTTCTGGCCGTCGGCAAATTCGCCGTCCTGCGCTGCAAGGGCATTCTGGAGGACGGGACGCCGATCAACATCCCCGACGACGACGACCCGCCGCCGCCGCTCGACCTGCCGGAGACGCTGGCGAACAGCATCGTCTATCTGGCCCTGCCGGTCCGCCAGCGCGGCGGCGTGGAGTTCGAGGTGGGCGAGAGCGCCGACGCCGCCACCCGCTATGTCGGCGAGGAGACGGAGACGGTCGACGCCATCGCCGGGTCGGCCAGCGTGTCGCGCATCCGCACCGGGCGCCTGCGCCTGCGCTACCGGCTGGAACGGCAGGAGCGCGCCGGCTACCACTGCCTTGGCCTCGCCCGCATCCAGGAGGTGCGCTCCGACCGCCACGCCACGCTGGACGAGCGCTACATCCCGCCGGCCCTGAACGTCCAGGCGCTGGCGCCGCTGGCCGGCTTCGTCACCGAGATCCAGGGACTGCTGAACAGCCGGTCGGAGGCCCTGGCCGCCCGCGTCGGCGGCTCCAACGGGCGCGGCGCCGGCGAAATGGCCGATTTCCTGATGCTGCAGGTCGCCAACCGCTCCGAACCGTTGTTCGCCAACATCGCCCGCATGCCCGACATCCACCCGGAACGGCTGCACGGCATGATGCTGGGGCTGGCCGGCGAACTGGCGACCTTCACCGCCGTCAACAAGCGTCCGCCCAGTTTCCCGCCCTACCGGCACGAGGATCTGCAGGGCACGCTGGAGCCGGTGATGGCGGAGATCCGCCGTTCGCTGAGCGCCGTGCTGGAACAGACCGCCATCCCCATCGATCTGCAGGAGCGCAAATACGGCATCCGCGTCGGCACCATCGCCGACCGTTCGCTGATCACCACGGCGACCTTCGTGCTGGCGGTGCGGGCGGACATGCCGGGCGAGGCGTTGCGCCGCAACTTTCCGGCGCTGGTGAAGATCGGCCCGGTGGAGCAAATCCGAGAGCTGGTCAATGTACAGTTGCCCGGAATCCGAGTAAGGCCATTGCCGGTCGCTCCGCGCCAACTGCCCTACCACGCCGGTGCCGTGTATTTCGAGCTCGAACGCGGTAGCCCTATTTGGAAACAGCTTGCAACATCGGGCGGAATCGCGGTTCATCTAGCAGGTGATTTTCCCCAGGTGGCGATGGAGCTTTGGGCGATCCGTGGCTGATGCATTACCTTTTCCGGTTGTAGGGGCAGCATGAGGCTGGGCGGGGTGCTGGCCCTGCGCACCGGCGCCGTTATCGCGGCGACGGTTGCGACCGCCGTTCTGTTGTCGGTCGCGCTGTCCGAACTGAAGTTCGAACAGAAATTGCGCGAGGTCACCGGTTCCCGCCTCATGGTGGTGGCGGACGAGATGCGGAGACGGGTCGAATACGGCCTGACGCTGGGGCTCGACCTCTCCGAACTGGTCGATCTGCAGGCGCAGGCCGAACGCGCCGCCTCCGGCGAGGAAATCCTCGGCGTCGAGGTGGTGGACGACCGCGGCATCATCCTGTTCGCCGCCGACCGCAACGCTGTCGGACAGCCCACGCCGGTGCGTTGGAGCGGCGACGCTTCCGCCGGCACCCTGCGGCAGCAGATCGACGGCGACGTCCTGATCCTCGGTTCCGACGTGCGCAACAGCTTCGGCCAGACGGTGGGGCAGGTGATCCTGCGCTCTTCCCTGGCCGGGCTGAAGGCGCGGGTCGCGGCGGTCGAGGAGGGGTTGCGCGGCAACATCCTGGCGCTGGTGGGGGGCGCCGCGCTGGTGACGCTGGCCGCCGTCTTCGTCGTGGTGCGGCAGGGCGGCGGGCGCGGCGGGTTGGCGGCCGGCACCGCGCCGCTGGGCATGGTGCGCGACCGGCTGAACCACGGCATCGCCGACGCCGATCACGCCATGGAAGAACTTGAACGCGAATTGGATGCCGTGGCGCCGAATGCCCCCGGACCACTCCCGGCGAAGGGCGTGGTGACATGAGCGGTCCGGCCCGCAACGGCTCCTCCGATCAGGCCAACCATCAGGCCAGCAATCCGGCCAAGCGGCGCGACCCGATCAGCGCGCTGGTTCTGCGGCTGACCATCGTCACGGTCGCGGTGCTGCTGCTGGCGGCCGGTGCGGCCTCCTGGCTGTCGCTGCGCGGATTCGACCCGCTGTTCCAGCCCGAACTGGCGCGCAAGGCGCAGACGGTCGGCGGCCTGATGGGAGCGCAGATCGACCGCGGGCTCGGCGTCCGCATTCCGCTGGACCGCATGGCCGGTCTCGACGCCCTGCTGGAGGCGGAGGTCCGACGCCACGACGACATCGCCTACATCGCGGTGACCGACCCCGCCGGTCGCACCGTCGCGGCGGCGGGCGGGCCGCTGGACGGCCTCACCGCCCTGTCGCCGGACCGGCTGAGCGGCCCCGCCGACGGTCGGCTGGCCCGCGGCTTCGTCGATGTCCAGCGCCCGCTGGGCGACGCCGCCGACCCGGCCGGCGCGCTGCATGTCGGCGTCGACAGCGCCTATCTGGCCAAGGCCTCGACCGATCTGGCTCTGGACGTGCTGTCGGTGGTCATCGTCTCCGTCCTGCTGATCTTCGAGGTGCTGCAGCTGGTGGTGAACCTCGCCATGCGGCGGGTGCTGACCCTGCGGCTGCTGGCCGATCGGGCGGAGCAGGGGGATTTCCGCGCCACCCTGCCGGAGATTCCGGGTCCACTCGCGGCGCGGGAGGACCGGGCGCTGGAGAGCGGCGTGCGCGCGGCGCTGGACGGCGTCAACGCCCGCTATGCCGGCCTCGCCGCGCGGGTGGCGGAGCTGCGCCGCCGGCTGGGCGGCGACGACCCGCGGGTCGGCCGGGCGGAGGCCGGGCTGTCGGCGCTCGCCCGCCGCTTCCGCTTCCGCGATCCGGACACCGCGCATCCGCCGACGCCGCCGCTGAACCTCGTCTTCCTGAGGCTGCCGGTTTTCCTGTTCTGCCTGTCGGAGGAGCTGTCGCGCCCCTTCCTGCCGGCCTATGCCAAGTCCTTCGCCGGCGAGGTGCCGTGGCTGACGCCGGACATGGTGGTCAGCCTGCCGATCACGCTGTTCATGCTGATCTGGGCGCTGTCGCAGCCGGGCGGCGCCCGTTTCTCCGAGCGCTGGGGCCGGTCGCGCGCCTTCACCATCGGCGCCCTGCTGGGCTCCGTCAGCCTCGCGCTGACCGCCTTCGCCGGGTCGCTGGCCGAACTGATGCTGTGGCGCTGCCTGACCGCGCTCGGCTACGGGCTGGTGCTGATCACCGCGCAGGGCATCGTCGTCGACCACACCACGCCGCGCAACCGCGCCGCCGGCATGGCGATGTTCATCGGCGCGCTGCTGGCCGCCGGCGTCTGCGGCCCGGTCAGCGGCGGCATCATCGCCGACCAGATCGGCTTCCGCGCCACCTTCCTGCTGGGTGCGCTTCTGGCCCTGGGCTCCGGCCTGTCGGTCAGCCTGCTCCTGCTGCGCGGCCGTGGAGCGGGGCAGTCCGCTGCCGGCGCCGGTGCCGCGGCCCGGCCGGCGATGGGCAGCGCCCTGCCGCTGTTCCGCGACTTCCGCTTCTCCGCCCTGATGGTGCTGAGCGCCATCCCGACCAAGATCGCCTCGACCGCCTTCCTCTTCTGCCTCGTGCCGCTGCTGCTGACCGCCGACGGCGCGTCGAAGGCGGAGATCGGGCGGGTGCAGATGATGTATTTCGTCGCCTTCATCCTGGTGTCGCCGCTGGCCGCCAGCCTGTCCGACCGCTGGCAGGCGCGGCGCGGCTTCATCGCCGCCGGCGGCATCGGCACGCTGGCGAGCTGCCTGCCCATCCTCGCCACCCAGTCGCTGTGGGGGCCGCCGCTGGCCATCGCCCTGTTCGGTCTGTCCCAGGCCCTGGTCGGCGCGCCGCAGCTGACCCTGGTCTCGCAGATCGCCCGCGACGGCGGCCTGCCCGAGACCGCGGCGATCGGCTGGTACCGGCTGATCGAACGGCTGGGCGGCGCGCTCGGCCCCGTCACCGCGATGGCGGTGGCGGTCGCCACCTCCTACCGCGAGGCGATGCTGAGCATCGGCCTGCTGTGCGGGGCGAGCGCGCTTCTGTTCTGGATCCTTTTCCGCACCGGGCGCCCGGCCGCCCGGCCACAGGAGGCATGACCGCGATGGGATTGGACGAAAGCGATCTGCTCCGCATCCGCCGCCGCTCGCTGCTGCGCCTTGCCGCCGCCGGCGGGCTGGCCCTGCCCGGACTGCCGCTGGCCGGCGGGTCTCTGATCGGCTCGGCGCTGGCCGCCACGGCTCCCGACAGGACCTTCCGCATCACCATGGTGCTGGGCCGCGGCGAGAGCGACAACGAATTCGGCTTCAAGGATTATCTGGCCCGGCGCGGCCTGAAGGTGGAGTACACCATCCGCAACACCGGCGGAGACACAGCCAAGCTTCCGGGCATCATCCAGGAGATCAAGGATACCCGCCCCGACCTCGTCTACAGCTGGGGCACGCCGCAGACCCGCGCGCTGGTCGGCCCCCATGACGAGGCGGACCCGCGCAAGCACGTCACCGACATCCCGGTGGTCTTCACCTTCGTCGCCGCCCCGGTGGATGCGAAGATCGTGCCCGATCTCGCCCGGTCGGGGCGCAACGTCACCGGAACCATCCACATCGCGCCGATCGCGGTGCAGCTCAACACCATCCAGGCCTATCGCACGATCAAGCGGCTGGGCGTGGTCTACAACCCTCAGGAACGCAACTCCGTCCTCACCATCGAGGGGCTGCGGGCGGAGACCGCGCTGCGCGGGCTGGAACTGATCGAGGAGCCGGTCCCCCTGAACGACCGCGGCGAGCCGATCGCCGCCGCGGTGCCCGACGCGCTGGGCCGGGTGGCGAGGCGCGGGGGCGAGGTGCTCTATATCGGCCCCGACACCTTCATCGCCTTCCACAACCGCAGCGTCGTGGCGGCGGAGGCGTTGCGCCTGGGCCTGCCGACCTTCTCGGTGACCGAACTGATCGTGCGCACCGACAAGGCGATGCTGGCTCTGGCGAGCAGCGCCTACGGCATCGGCCGCTTCACCGCCTTCAAGGCGGCGCAGATCCTGGTGGACGGCGTCAGTCCGGCGGAAATTCCCGTGGAAACGCTGAAGCGCTTTTCCGTCATCATCAACATGGCCACGGTCCGGGCGCTGGAATACTACCCGCCGATCGGGCTTCTGAATTTCGCGGAAATCATCGAATCATGAGCGCCCGCATTCCCATGACGATGCCGTTCGGCGGCGCTCCCCTGTGCGGCGAGGCCGCCCGCGCGGTGGCCGCCGTCCGCCTGAGGACGCTGGCCGCCGATCTGCCGGACGGGTTGACCGTCCGCATGATGGACCTGGACGATTCCAACCTGCTGGCCGATTTCCGCGTCCGCGTGGTGGCGACGCTGGAGGATCCCGACCATTACCGCATGGCGGGCGAGGTCGGGAACTTCGTCACCGACCATCTGGGCGACCGGGGGCTGACCGCCGGCATCTTCCGGCAGGATGGGCGCTCAGGCACCCGTCTGGTCGCCTACGGCGCGCTGGGCCTGCCGTCCGGCGACGATCCCAACCGGGGCCGCGACCTCGACCTGCCGGAAGCGGAACTGCCCTGGGTCGCGCACATGTCGTCGGCTATGGTCGATCCGTCGGAGCGCGGGCGCGGCCTGCATCACCGTCTGATCGACTGGCGGATCGAGGTGGCGGAGGCGCTGGGCCGCCGGCACCTGATCACCACCGTCAGCACCCGCAACCACCGCAGCTGGGGCCATCTGGCCGGTCACGGCATCTATCCGAAGCGGCTGGTGCGCGTCGGCGGCGATCTGGTCCGGCTGCTGGTCCACCGCGACTTCACCGCCGATCCGGTCTTCGACACCGCCAGCGCCGAACTGGTGGCTGTCGAGGATTTGGTCGGGCGCTGGGACGTGTTCGAGCGCGGCCATGTCTGGGGCCGCGTCGCCGTCGGCGAGGGCGCCGCGCTGCGCTGGTACGCGCTGTGCGGCCGGGAAAAGGGCTCCGCTGGAGCGGCATGACGGGACGGGGCCGGGCGGGCGCTGAGGCGCGCGGCCGGCTGAAGGGGGATGGCCGGAATGGGATCGGGGAGTTTCGGGGCGCGGCTGGCGGCGTTCGTGGCGGTGGCGGTGTTCGTCGCCGCGCTGTCCGCCGTCGTGCTGTGGACGAGCGAACAGGCGCGCCGCCTGGACGAGGCCGTGACCTCCCAGGTCGGCTTCGTGCTGAGCGAGGCCAAGGCGTCGCTCGAAACCCAGCTGAACCTCGGCCTCGCCCTGGGCGACCTGCCGCAGGTCGACGGGCTGCTGTCCCGCGCCCGTACCGCCCTTCCCGGCATCCAGTCCGTCACCGTCCTGGACGAGACCGGCACCGTTCTGTTCTCCACCAACGCGGTGGAGGTGGGTGAACTTCTGCCCGTCCGCACCGGGGCCGAAGCCGGTTCCGGCGTCAGCGGCTTCTGGTCGGAGGAGCGCGGGGGCGAGCGGGTCTACGGCGTCGGTCTCGCCACCAGCTTCGATACGGCGGCCGGCAGCCTGCTGGTCCGCATGCCGGCCGGCGCGATGGCCGAGCCGATGCGCCACTACGCCCTGACCCTCTCCATCGGCGCGGTGCTGATCGCGCTTCCGCTGGCCCTGCTGGGCTGGCTGGCCGGTCTGCGGCTTGCCGCCGGGCCGCGCCGCTCGCTGGCCGACCTCGCCACCACCCTCGAAGGGCTGGGGGAGGGCGGGCGGGTCCGCGCCGAGCCGTCGGCGCAATCGCCGCAGCAGACATTGGGGCTGCCGGCCGCCGCCTTCACCGACGCGGTGCGGCGGCGCCTGACCATCCTGGACGAGGCGGAGCGCGAAGTCGCACGCCTGGACGAACTCGCATGACGACCCGCAGTGCCTCCCGCAATGCCTCCCATGGCCCTTACCGCGGCCCTTCCGGCGGCAATCGCCTGTTCATGGCCGGCATTCCGGCCGTCATCCTGCTGGCGGCCGCGCTGGCGATGGCCGGCGTCGGGCTGCTCGGCACCTGGCTGGCTCAGGACCAGCTGGGAGAGGCGCGCGCCGCCAAGGCCGCCGCGGTGGCGGAGGCGGTTCAGCACGATCTGGAGCGCGCCATCGCCTACGGCATTCCCCTGCCGCGCATCGAAGGGGTCGGGACCTTCCTTCAGGGCATTGCCGGCCGCAACCCGGACCTGGGCTTCCTGGCGCTGACCGGCGGCGACGGGGTGCTGCTGCAGGGGGCGGTGAATGCCGGCGGCGGCATCGACGCCGCGGGACTGCAGGCGCTGACCGCCGGACTGAGCGGTCTGCCGACGCCGGAAACCCGGGCGGCGACCCTCCAGCCGATCGAGCGCGACGGCCTTCTGATCCTGCGGGTGCCGGTTCGGGTCGGCCGGCTGTCGTCCGAGGGCGGCGGCGGGGTGGGCAATCAGCCGGCCGGCCATGTGCTGGTCGGCGTCCAGCCGCAGCAGGTGCGCGGCCAGATCGCCGGGGAATTGGCGACGGTGGCGCTGGGCGGGCTGGCGGTTCTGCTGCTGTTGGCCGAGCTGGCCGGCGTTCTGGCCCGCGCCAGCTTCCGTGCGCCGCTGCGCCGTCTCGCCCTGGCGATGGAGGAGGCGGTGGACGGGCGCTTCGCCACCCTGCTGGGCCGCCGTCCGCGCGATCAGGTCGGCCGGCTGCTGTTCGCCTTCAATGCCGTCGTCTTCGGCCTGCACGACCGCCGCCAGCGCTTCGCCGCCCATGCCGACGAGGTGCGCGCCGCCGTTTTCGATCCGGAGGTCGCGTCCGCCGTCGAAACCACGCGGCTGTCGGCGCTGACCGCCCTCGGCCCCGGGCTGGAGGCGCCGCCGCGGCGCGAGATCGATGCCCGGTCCGACGATGTCCATGCCTTCGCCCTGCTGTCCGCATCGGCGGCGGCGATGCTGGTTTCCGGCTGCGGGCCTGCCGTCGCCGGTCCGGCGCTGGCCGCCGCATTGGCCGGCGCGTTCGCCGGCTATGCCGTTCCCTTCGGCTGGCGCCGTGTCGCGGCGGTGTCGGGCGCGCTGGTGCTGGCCTCCGCGGCGGCCGTGCTGCTGCTCTGCGGCGCCCCGCTGGCGGCCGGGCTGGCCGGCGGATTGGCGGGCGGTTCCGCCGCCGGGCTGGCGCTGTCCTATGGGCGCCGGCAGGCCGCCGACGGCGGGCAGTTCCCGCTGCTGCGGGCGCTGTGCTCCGGGATCGCCGCGGCCCTGCTGTGGGCGGCGGCGGTCGGCTGGGACGGCGGAATGCTTGCCGCATCGTCGCTGCTGCCCGCCGTGCTGGCGGCACTGCTGGCCCGCCCCATCGTCGTTCTGCGGAGTTGAGAGGCCCCGATGCTGCTTCAGACCCGCATCATCCTGTTCGTCCTCGCCACCGTCACCGTGGTGGCCGGCCTTCTCCTCGGCTTCGCCGCGCTGCGCGAGGATGCCCTCGACCGCCGTGCGCGCGAGCTGGAGCTGGAGCGCCTCGAAACCTCCTGGCAGCTGGCGGTGTCGGGCGCCGTCGGGCGCATCGACCAGGGGCTGGGCCGTCTGGCGGGCGACGCCGAGATCGCCCGCGCGGTGGAGGGGGAGGAGCGCGGCGCGTTGGACCGCCGCGTCGCGGCGCTCGGCGTCGTTACCGCGCCGGCCACCGGTGGGATCACCGACGTCAACCTGCTGTCGAAGTCGGGGGAGCTGCTCTACAGCACCGATCCGGCGCTGGAGCCGGAACCGCTGCTGAACCGCGGCGCGCTCGACGCCATCCTGTCCGGCCAGAAGCTGGCGCGCGGCGTCCGTCTGGTCGACGGCGAACGTCTGGTCGTGGTCGCCGGCGTGCCGATCTATGCCGGGACCGGGGCCGGCGGCGGGCAGGGCAGCGGGGCCGGCGTGACCGGCGCCGCCGTCGCCGGGCTGGATTTCGTCGCCGCGCTGGACGTGCTGCGGCGGACCACCGGCGGGCGCGTCTTCGCCGTGACCCGCAACGGCGCCGCCTTCGACGGGGAAAGCGATCCGCTGTGGCCGGCGGTCAAGCCGCTGGTCCGTCCGGCGGAACGCAGCATCACCACCGTCGCCGGCGGCGGGCGCCGCTATGCGCTGGCCAGCCTGCCGGTCGCCGATCTTGCCGGCGGACGCGTCGCCACGGTGCTGATCGCCAGCGACGTCACCCAGGCGGTGGAGGAGCAGGCGCTGTGGTCGGTCGCCTATGTCGCGGCGGTCGGGCTGGTGCTGCTCGGCGCGCTCGGCCTGCTCTACGGTTTCCTGCGGCGGAACTTCTCCACGCTGGACGGCGCGGTGAAGGCTCTGCAGGATCTCTCGCGCGGACGCGCCATGGGCTATGTCGAGCTGCCGGCCGGCAATGACGAGATCGGCCGCATCGCCGGAGCGGTGGAGGTCTTCCGTGGCGTGATGCGCGAGATCGAGCGCAGCGCCGGCCAGCGCGAGCGCCGCCTGCGCCGCCAGCAGCGCTTCATCCGCCGCCAGATGGAGGCGCTGGCCGTCACCCTGGAGGAGGACGCCCGCCAGAACCTGCTGGAGGAGCTGCGCCAGATCGAGGCGGAAACCCACGATGCCCAGTCCGCCCAGTCCAAGGGCGTCGGCGACGAGCTGGGGCTGCTGGCGCTGGGCTTCTCGCGGCTGGCGACGCGGGTCAGCACCCAGCAGGTGCAGCTGACCCAGATGGTGCGCGACCTGCGCGAGGCGTTGGAGGACAAGCGGCGGCTGATCAGCCTGCAGCAGGAGCTGGAGATCGCCCGCACCATGCAGCTGACCATCCTGCCGCAGGTCTTCCCCGATCTGCCGGAACTGGACATCGCCGCGCGGATGATCCCGGCGAAGGAGGTCGGCGGCGATTTCTACGATTTCTTCCCGATTTCCGAACACAAGGTGGCGCTGGTCATCGCCGATGTGTCCGGCAAGGGCATCCCGGCCGCCTTCTTCATGCTGATCACCCGCACCATGCTGCGCGCCATCGCCGAATCCGGCGTCGGTCCGGCGGAAACCATGCGCCGGGTCAACAACCTGCTCGCCGCGGAGAACGAGCAGATGATGTTCGTCACCGTCTTCTACGGCGAGCTGGACCTGCGCACCGGCGTGCTGGCCTTCTCCAACGGCGGTCATAACCCGCCGCTGCGCATGACCGCGTCGGGCGCGGTGAAGGAGTTTGAGCGCACCCCCGGCATCGCCCTGGCCGCCATGCCCGACATGCCCTTCGGCGAAAAGAGCGTGACGCTGGACACCGGCGACATGGTCGTTCTGTTCACCGACGGCGTGACCGAGGCCTTCAACGGTGAAGAGGTGATGTATGGCGACCCCCGGCTCGTTGCCGCGGTCGCCGGGCAGAGCAGCGCCTCGGCACGCGACGGGTTGGACGGGGTGTTGGCCGATGTCGCCCGTTTCACCGCAGGCGCGCCGCAGTCCGACGACATCACGTGTCTGGTCCTGCGCTGGCGCGGGGCGGCGGACGCGCCGGCCGCCATCCTGGCGCAGCAGGCCGATCCCGTCGCCTGAGCCCAAAAAAATCATTAGGGGTTGCTGCCCGGTCCGACGGCGAATGCATCGTCGGACCGGCCAGGGCATGCTATAATCAACGGGCAGGAAAGATCCGGGTAAGAACCGGCTAATGCTAGGTGAGGGCAGGGGATGAATATTACCGAACAGTCGGTCAACGGCGTTACGGTGCTGCGCGCGGACGGCCGCATCGACAGCGGCAACGCCGCGCAGTTCGAGGCGGCGCTGCTGTCGGCCATCGCGGCCGAGGGCACGCGGCTTGTTGTCGACATGGAACAGCTTTCCTACATCAGTTCTGCCGGGCTTCGCTGTCTGCTGGTCGCCGCCAAGGCGGCCCGGGCGAAGCGCGGCGCCATTGCGCTTTCGGCCATGGCGCCGCACATTCGTGAGGTATTCGACGTCAGCGGCTTCTCGTCGCTGTTCGAAATCCATGCCGACGCGGCTGCCGCCGTTGCGGCGCTGGGTGGATGAAGACGGGACAGGCGTCGGGGGCGTATTCCGCCGGCTGTGGCCGGCCTTGCTATAAGGCGGTTTCC from Azospirillum ramasamyi includes:
- a CDS encoding HAMP domain-containing protein, with product MTTRSASRNASHGPYRGPSGGNRLFMAGIPAVILLAAALAMAGVGLLGTWLAQDQLGEARAAKAAAVAEAVQHDLERAIAYGIPLPRIEGVGTFLQGIAGRNPDLGFLALTGGDGVLLQGAVNAGGGIDAAGLQALTAGLSGLPTPETRAATLQPIERDGLLILRVPVRVGRLSSEGGGGVGNQPAGHVLVGVQPQQVRGQIAGELATVALGGLAVLLLLAELAGVLARASFRAPLRRLALAMEEAVDGRFATLLGRRPRDQVGRLLFAFNAVVFGLHDRRQRFAAHADEVRAAVFDPEVASAVETTRLSALTALGPGLEAPPRREIDARSDDVHAFALLSASAAAMLVSGCGPAVAGPALAAALAGAFAGYAVPFGWRRVAAVSGALVLASAAAVLLLCGAPLAAGLAGGLAGGSAAGLALSYGRRQAADGGQFPLLRALCSGIAAALLWAAAVGWDGGMLAASSLLPAVLAALLARPIVVLRS
- a CDS encoding STAS domain-containing protein, translating into MNITEQSVNGVTVLRADGRIDSGNAAQFEAALLSAIAAEGTRLVVDMEQLSYISSAGLRCLLVAAKAARAKRGAIALSAMAPHIREVFDVSGFSSLFEIHADAAAAVAALGG
- a CDS encoding PP2C family protein-serine/threonine phosphatase, producing the protein MLLQTRIILFVLATVTVVAGLLLGFAALREDALDRRARELELERLETSWQLAVSGAVGRIDQGLGRLAGDAEIARAVEGEERGALDRRVAALGVVTAPATGGITDVNLLSKSGELLYSTDPALEPEPLLNRGALDAILSGQKLARGVRLVDGERLVVVAGVPIYAGTGAGGGQGSGAGVTGAAVAGLDFVAALDVLRRTTGGRVFAVTRNGAAFDGESDPLWPAVKPLVRPAERSITTVAGGGRRYALASLPVADLAGGRVATVLIASDVTQAVEEQALWSVAYVAAVGLVLLGALGLLYGFLRRNFSTLDGAVKALQDLSRGRAMGYVELPAGNDEIGRIAGAVEVFRGVMREIERSAGQRERRLRRQQRFIRRQMEALAVTLEEDARQNLLEELRQIEAETHDAQSAQSKGVGDELGLLALGFSRLATRVSTQQVQLTQMVRDLREALEDKRRLISLQQELEIARTMQLTILPQVFPDLPELDIAARMIPAKEVGGDFYDFFPISEHKVALVIADVSGKGIPAAFFMLITRTMLRAIAESGVGPAETMRRVNNLLAAENEQMMFVTVFYGELDLRTGVLAFSNGGHNPPLRMTASGAVKEFERTPGIALAAMPDMPFGEKSVTLDTGDMVVLFTDGVTEAFNGEEVMYGDPRLVAAVAGQSSASARDGLDGVLADVARFTAGAPQSDDITCLVLRWRGAADAPAAILAQQADPVA